From a single Micromonospora pallida genomic region:
- a CDS encoding vitamin B12-dependent ribonucleotide reductase: protein MAGDGVTASRTRTTKAGGATTGLKVERVWTTEGVHPYDEVTWESRDVVMTNWRDGSINFEQRGVEFPQSWSVNAANIVTTKYFRGAVGTPERERSLKQLIDRVVDTYRAAGEKYGYFAGPADAEVFAHELTWMLLHQVFSFNSPVWFNVGTPSPQQVSACFILAVDDSMDSILDWYKEEGLIFKGGSGSGVNLSRIRSSRELLSSGGNASGPVSFMRGADASAGTIKSGGATRRAAKMVILDVDHPDIQEFVVTKAREEDKIRALRDAGFDMDLGGADIVSVQYQNANNSVRVSDEFMTAVENDGGFDLRGRLDGATIETIEAKKLFRTISQAAWECADPGLQYDDTINDWHTCPETGRITASNPCSEYLHLDNSSCNLASLNLMKFLRADGGFEVEKFVRSVELVITAMDISISFADFPTEKIGETSRAYRQLGIGYANLGALLMASGLPYDSEQGRSVAAAITSLMTGTAYRRSAELAGIVGPYDGYARNAEPHKRVMRKHAAANDEIKPSGTVATAIVREATRQWTQGNKVGDKFGWRNAQASVLAPTGTIGLMMDCDTTGVEPDLALVKFKKLVGGGSMQIVNQTVPRALRSLGYPEEQVEAIVEHIADHGHVVDAPGLKPEHYPVFDCAMGERSIAPMGHVRMMAAVQPFISGAISKTVNMPEAATVEDVEKIYFEGWKLGLKALAIYRDNCKVGQPLSVAKPNKGTETAPAGVEKTVEKVVEYRPVRKRLPKKRPSQTVSFSVGGAEGYLTASSYPDDGLGEVFLKMSKQGSTLAGVMDAFSVAISIGLQYGVPLETYVSKFTNMRFEPAGMTDDPDVRIAASVMDYIFRRLALDFLPYETRAELGIFTAAERTAQMRAEAEAAEGGADLAAMAASAPVESKPEPVAEPAAKPAPSVGSSTELLEAVIGKAADAPLCFTCGTKMRPAGSCYVCEGCGSTSGCS from the coding sequence ATGGCGGGGGACGGCGTGACAGCCAGTCGTACGCGGACGACGAAGGCCGGCGGGGCCACCACCGGTCTGAAGGTCGAGCGGGTGTGGACCACCGAGGGGGTGCACCCGTACGACGAGGTGACCTGGGAGAGCCGGGACGTCGTGATGACGAACTGGCGGGACGGCTCGATCAACTTCGAGCAGCGCGGGGTCGAGTTCCCGCAGTCCTGGAGCGTCAACGCGGCCAACATCGTGACCACCAAGTACTTCCGGGGCGCGGTGGGCACCCCGGAGCGGGAGCGGTCGCTCAAGCAGCTCATCGACCGGGTGGTCGACACCTACCGGGCCGCCGGTGAGAAGTACGGCTACTTCGCGGGCCCGGCCGACGCCGAGGTCTTCGCCCACGAGCTGACCTGGATGCTGCTGCACCAGGTGTTCAGCTTCAACTCGCCGGTCTGGTTCAACGTCGGCACGCCGTCGCCGCAGCAGGTCAGCGCGTGTTTCATCCTCGCTGTCGACGACTCGATGGACTCGATCCTCGACTGGTACAAGGAGGAGGGGCTGATCTTCAAGGGCGGCTCCGGCTCCGGGGTGAACCTCTCCCGGATCCGCTCCTCCCGGGAGCTGCTCTCCTCCGGTGGCAACGCCTCCGGCCCGGTCAGCTTCATGCGCGGCGCGGACGCCTCGGCCGGCACCATCAAGTCCGGCGGCGCCACCCGGCGCGCGGCGAAGATGGTCATCCTCGACGTGGACCACCCGGACATCCAGGAGTTCGTGGTCACCAAGGCGCGCGAGGAGGACAAGATCCGCGCGCTGCGGGACGCCGGCTTCGACATGGACCTCGGGGGCGCGGACATCGTCAGCGTCCAGTACCAGAACGCCAACAACTCGGTCCGGGTCTCCGACGAGTTCATGACGGCGGTGGAGAACGACGGCGGGTTCGACCTGCGCGGTCGGCTCGACGGGGCGACCATCGAGACGATCGAGGCGAAGAAGCTCTTCCGCACCATCTCCCAGGCCGCCTGGGAGTGCGCCGACCCGGGCCTCCAGTACGACGACACGATCAACGACTGGCACACCTGCCCGGAGACCGGGCGGATCACCGCCTCGAACCCGTGCTCGGAGTACCTGCACCTGGACAACTCCTCCTGCAACCTGGCCTCACTGAACCTGATGAAGTTCCTCCGCGCCGACGGGGGCTTCGAGGTGGAGAAGTTCGTCCGCTCCGTCGAGCTGGTCATCACCGCGATGGACATCTCGATCAGCTTCGCCGACTTCCCGACCGAGAAGATCGGCGAGACCAGCCGCGCCTACCGTCAGCTCGGCATCGGGTACGCCAACCTCGGCGCGCTGCTGATGGCCTCCGGCCTGCCGTACGACTCGGAGCAGGGCCGTTCGGTGGCCGCCGCGATCACCTCGCTGATGACCGGCACGGCGTACCGCCGCTCGGCCGAGCTGGCCGGCATCGTCGGCCCGTACGACGGCTACGCCCGCAACGCCGAGCCGCACAAGCGGGTGATGCGCAAGCACGCCGCCGCCAACGACGAGATCAAGCCGAGCGGCACCGTCGCCACCGCGATCGTCCGCGAGGCGACCCGGCAGTGGACCCAGGGCAACAAGGTCGGTGACAAGTTCGGCTGGCGGAACGCGCAGGCCAGCGTGCTGGCCCCCACCGGCACCATCGGCCTGATGATGGACTGCGACACCACCGGCGTCGAGCCCGACCTAGCCCTGGTCAAGTTCAAGAAGCTGGTCGGCGGCGGCTCGATGCAGATCGTCAACCAGACCGTGCCCCGCGCGCTGCGCAGCCTCGGCTACCCGGAGGAGCAGGTCGAGGCGATCGTCGAGCACATCGCCGACCACGGCCACGTGGTGGACGCCCCCGGCCTCAAGCCGGAGCACTACCCGGTCTTCGACTGCGCGATGGGCGAGCGCTCGATCGCGCCGATGGGGCACGTGCGGATGATGGCGGCGGTCCAGCCGTTCATCTCCGGCGCCATCTCCAAGACGGTCAACATGCCGGAGGCGGCCACCGTCGAGGACGTCGAGAAGATCTACTTCGAGGGCTGGAAGCTCGGCCTGAAGGCGTTGGCGATCTACCGGGACAACTGCAAGGTCGGCCAGCCCCTCTCGGTGGCCAAGCCGAACAAGGGCACCGAGACCGCACCGGCCGGGGTCGAGAAGACCGTGGAGAAAGTCGTCGAGTACCGCCCGGTGCGCAAGCGGCTGCCGAAGAAGCGTCCGTCCCAGACGGTCAGCTTCTCCGTCGGCGGGGCCGAGGGCTACCTCACCGCGTCGTCGTACCCGGACGACGGCCTGGGCGAGGTCTTCCTCAAGATGTCCAAGCAGGGCTCGACGCTGGCCGGCGTGATGGACGCCTTCTCGGTGGCCATCTCCATCGGCCTCCAGTACGGCGTGCCGCTGGAGACGTACGTCAGCAAGTTCACCAACATGCGGTTCGAGCCGGCCGGGATGACCGACGACCCGGACGTGCGGATCGCGGCCTCGGTGATGGACTACATCTTCCGTCGCCTGGCGCTGGACTTCCTGCCCTACGAGACCCGCGCCGAGCTGGGCATCTTCACCGCTGCCGAGCGGACCGCCCAGATGCGTGCCGAGGCCGAGGCCGCCGAGGGCGGCGCGGACCTCGCCGCGATGGCCGCCTCCGCCCCGGTCGAGTCGAAGCCGGAGCCGGTTGCCGAGCCCGCCGCCAAGCCGGCGCCGTCGGTCGGTTCCTCCACGGAGCTGCTGGAGGCGGTGATCGGCAAGGCCGCCGACGCGCCGCTCTGCTTCACCTGCGGTACGAAGATGCGCCCCGCCGGAAGCTGCTACGTCTGCGAGGGCTGCGGCTCCACCAGCGGCTGTAGCTGA
- the nrdR gene encoding transcriptional regulator NrdR, translated as MRCPYCRHADSRVVDSREADDGQLIRRRRACPECGKRFTTVEEAVLAVVKRSGVTEPFSRTKIIGGVRKACQGRPVDDDSIALLAQKVEETVRAKGAAELPSHEVGLAILGPLRDLDEVAYLRFASVYRSFDSLADFEREIDTLRAAASVRAGVEGDGAAAGAADRTN; from the coding sequence ATGCGGTGCCCGTACTGCCGGCACGCCGACTCCCGGGTGGTCGACTCGCGGGAGGCCGACGACGGCCAGTTGATCCGGCGTCGCCGGGCCTGCCCGGAATGTGGCAAGCGGTTCACCACGGTCGAGGAGGCGGTCCTCGCCGTGGTCAAGCGGAGCGGGGTGACCGAGCCGTTCAGCCGTACGAAGATCATCGGCGGGGTCCGCAAGGCATGCCAGGGCCGGCCGGTCGACGACGACTCGATCGCCCTGTTGGCACAGAAGGTCGAGGAGACCGTGCGGGCCAAGGGCGCGGCGGAGCTCCCGAGCCACGAGGTGGGGCTCGCGATCCTGGGCCCGCTGCGGGACCTGGACGAGGTGGCCTACCTCCGCTTCGCCAGCGTCTACCGGTCCTTCGACTCGCTGGCCGACTTCGAGCGCGAGATCGACACGCTGCGGGCGGCGGCGAGTGTCCGGGCGGGCGTCGAGGGCGACGGGGCCGCCGCCGGGGCGGCAGACCGCACCAACTGA
- the lexA gene encoding transcriptional repressor LexA, with the protein MSTEDRASRPKPPQQIAEAGPPATRRRAARSRTGQPAVRPVTPVVSAFPDPATVDLTARQRRILDFIRDWVDRHGYPPSVREIGEAVGLVSPSSVAYQLKELERKGFLRRDPNRPRAVDVRPPSDMIDDEATRSQRPAPAYVPMLGRIAAGGPILAEQTVEDIFPLPRELVGEGEVFMLQVKGDSMLDAAICDGDWVVVRQQPTADSGEIVAAMLDGEATVKTYRHRDGHVWLMPQNPAFDPIPGDDATIMGRVVAVLRRI; encoded by the coding sequence GTGTCGACCGAGGACCGGGCCAGCCGGCCGAAGCCCCCGCAGCAGATCGCCGAGGCGGGGCCGCCGGCCACCCGCCGTCGGGCCGCGCGCAGCCGGACGGGCCAGCCCGCCGTGCGTCCGGTCACCCCGGTGGTCAGCGCCTTCCCCGACCCGGCCACGGTCGACCTGACCGCCCGGCAGCGCCGGATCCTGGACTTCATCCGGGACTGGGTCGACCGGCACGGGTACCCGCCCAGCGTGCGCGAGATCGGTGAGGCGGTGGGCCTGGTCTCCCCGTCCAGCGTCGCCTACCAGCTCAAGGAGTTGGAACGGAAGGGCTTCCTGCGGCGCGACCCGAACCGCCCCCGCGCGGTGGACGTCCGTCCGCCCAGCGACATGATCGACGACGAGGCCACCCGCTCGCAGCGGCCCGCCCCGGCGTACGTGCCGATGCTCGGTCGGATCGCCGCCGGTGGGCCGATCCTCGCCGAGCAGACCGTCGAGGACATCTTCCCCCTCCCCCGCGAACTGGTGGGCGAGGGCGAGGTCTTCATGCTCCAGGTCAAGGGCGACTCGATGCTCGACGCCGCCATCTGCGACGGGGACTGGGTCGTGGTCCGGCAGCAGCCGACCGCCGACAGCGGCGAAATCGTGGCCGCGATGCTCGACGGCGAAGCGACCGTCAAGACCTACCGCCACCGCGACGGGCACGTCTGGCTGATGCCGCAGAACCCGGCCTTCGACCCGATCCCCGGTGACGACGCGACCATCATGGGCCGCGTGGTGGCGGTGCTCCGCCGCATCTGA
- the hflX gene encoding GTPase HflX, whose amino-acid sequence MREQQGFVPVEDEELDATTGELELEERQALRRVPGLSTELSDITEVEYRQLRLERVVLVGVWTEGTVTDAENSLTELAALAETAGSQVLEGLIQRRNRPDPATYVGRGKVDDLGAVVLSSGADTVICDGELSPSQLRNLEQRTKVKVVDRTALILDIFAQHAKSREGKAQVELAQLEYLLPRLRGWGETLSRQTGGSGRGGGAGGGVGLRGPGETKLETDRRRIRHRISRLRREIKAMRTVRQTKRARRSRNAVPAVAIAGYTNAGKSSLLNRMTGAGVLVENALFATLDPTTRRATTADGRLYTLSDTVGFVRHLPHQIVEAFRSTLEEVADADLVVHVVDGTHPDPEEQVRAVREVLAEVGADRLPELLAVNKIDAADEETLLRLKRAWPDAIFVSAHSGRGIDELRASIEARLPRPAVEVRVVLPYDRGDLVARVHRQGEVLSTAHLPEGTLLHVRVGDALAAELAPFETDENAVAARRP is encoded by the coding sequence TTGCGAGAGCAGCAGGGCTTCGTCCCGGTCGAGGACGAGGAACTCGACGCCACCACCGGCGAGCTGGAACTGGAGGAACGCCAGGCGCTGCGTCGAGTGCCCGGACTCTCCACCGAACTCAGCGACATCACCGAGGTCGAGTACCGACAGCTACGGCTGGAGCGGGTGGTGCTGGTCGGGGTTTGGACCGAGGGCACGGTGACCGACGCGGAGAACTCCCTCACCGAGCTGGCCGCGCTCGCCGAAACCGCCGGTTCCCAGGTGCTGGAGGGGCTGATCCAGCGGCGCAACCGCCCGGACCCGGCCACCTACGTCGGTCGGGGCAAGGTCGACGACCTGGGCGCCGTGGTTCTCTCCAGCGGCGCCGACACGGTGATCTGCGACGGTGAGCTTTCCCCGTCCCAGCTCCGTAACCTGGAGCAGCGCACCAAGGTCAAGGTGGTCGACCGCACCGCCCTGATCCTCGACATCTTCGCCCAGCACGCCAAGAGCCGGGAGGGCAAGGCGCAGGTCGAGCTGGCCCAGCTGGAATACCTGCTGCCCCGGCTGCGCGGTTGGGGTGAGACCCTCTCCCGGCAGACCGGTGGTAGCGGTCGCGGCGGTGGGGCCGGCGGCGGCGTGGGCCTGCGTGGTCCCGGTGAGACCAAGCTGGAAACCGACCGGCGGCGCATCCGCCACCGGATCTCCCGGCTGCGCCGCGAGATCAAGGCCATGCGGACGGTACGCCAGACCAAGCGCGCCCGCCGCTCCCGCAACGCGGTCCCCGCAGTGGCCATCGCTGGCTACACCAACGCCGGCAAGTCCAGCCTGCTCAACCGGATGACCGGGGCCGGGGTGCTGGTCGAGAACGCGCTCTTCGCCACCCTCGACCCGACCACCCGGCGGGCCACCACCGCCGACGGCCGCCTCTACACCCTCTCCGACACGGTCGGCTTCGTCCGGCACCTGCCGCACCAGATCGTCGAGGCGTTCCGCTCGACGCTCGAGGAGGTCGCCGACGCGGATCTCGTGGTGCACGTGGTCGACGGCACCCACCCCGACCCGGAGGAGCAGGTCCGGGCGGTCCGCGAGGTGCTCGCCGAGGTCGGCGCCGACCGGCTGCCCGAGCTGCTGGCGGTCAACAAGATCGACGCCGCCGACGAGGAGACGCTGCTGCGGCTCAAACGTGCCTGGCCGGACGCGATCTTCGTCTCCGCCCACTCCGGCCGGGGCATCGACGAGTTGCGGGCCAGTATCGAGGCGCGGCTGCCCCGCCCGGCGGTCGAGGTCCGCGTCGTGCTGCCGTACGACCGGGGTGACCTGGTCGCCCGAGTGCACCGGCAGGGCGAGGTGCTCAGCACCGCCCACCTGCCGGAGGGGACGTTGCTGCACGTCCGGGTCGGCGACGCACTCGCCGCCGAACTGGCCCCGTTCGAGACGGACGAGAACGCGGTCGCCGCGCGTCGCCCGTAG